A DNA window from Actinomadura coerulea contains the following coding sequences:
- a CDS encoding SAM-dependent methyltransferase, translating into MESLVSGWLTWRTAMERALYGEDGFYRRERPAEHFRTSVHASPRFAAAIARLLVEVDALLGRPDRLDIVDIGAGSGRLLGNILACVPPDLDARLVPTAVELAPRPADVPSRIAWRSDLPARITGLAVANEWLDNVPLDVVERTPEGVRTVLVEPVSGTERPGPPPSAEDTGWLEQWWPLSEPGDRAEIGHPRCAAWASVIGRLSAGLALAVDYSHSREARPVYGTLTGYRDGATVPAVPDGSCDVTAHVALDACLVAGRRAGATSSLLTTQREALRALGLSGTRPPLDLAHQDPRAYVAALCHAGEDAELTDPSGLGGFGWLTQSIEIPIPALLTRTG; encoded by the coding sequence GTGGAGTCGCTGGTTTCCGGATGGCTGACGTGGCGCACCGCGATGGAGCGGGCCCTCTACGGGGAGGACGGTTTCTACCGGCGCGAACGCCCCGCCGAGCACTTCCGCACCTCGGTGCACGCCTCGCCGCGCTTCGCCGCCGCCATCGCCCGCCTGCTGGTCGAGGTCGACGCCCTGCTCGGCCGCCCCGACCGGCTGGACATCGTCGACATCGGAGCGGGATCCGGCCGCCTGCTCGGCAACATCCTGGCCTGCGTGCCGCCGGACCTGGACGCCCGGCTCGTCCCGACGGCGGTGGAGCTCGCGCCGCGTCCGGCGGACGTCCCCTCCCGGATCGCCTGGCGCTCCGACCTTCCCGCCCGCATCACCGGCCTCGCCGTCGCGAACGAGTGGCTCGACAACGTGCCGCTGGACGTGGTGGAACGCACCCCCGAGGGCGTCCGGACCGTGCTCGTCGAACCGGTCAGCGGAACCGAGCGGCCGGGGCCGCCGCCGTCCGCCGAGGACACCGGCTGGCTGGAGCAGTGGTGGCCGCTGTCCGAACCGGGCGACCGCGCCGAGATCGGGCATCCGCGCTGCGCCGCCTGGGCGTCCGTGATCGGCCGCCTGTCCGCCGGCCTCGCGCTCGCCGTCGACTACTCGCACTCCCGCGAGGCCCGCCCCGTCTACGGGACGCTGACCGGCTACCGCGACGGCGCGACCGTCCCCGCCGTCCCCGACGGATCGTGCGACGTCACCGCCCATGTCGCGCTCGACGCCTGCCTGGTCGCCGGACGGCGCGCCGGCGCGACCTCCAGCCTCCTGACGACCCAGCGCGAGGCCCTGCGCGCCCTGGGCCTCTCAGGAACCCGCCCGCCGCTCGACCTGGCCCACCAGGACCCCCGCGCCTACGTGGCCGCCCTGTGCCACGCAGGCGAGGACGCCGAACTGACCGACCCCTCAGGCCTGGGCGGCTTCGGCTGGCTCACCCAGTCCATCGAGATCCCCATCCCCGCCCTCCTGACGCGTACCGGCTAA
- a CDS encoding PH domain-containing protein — protein MALTPEVILRFILVTIPMGLVAVGTGLWTWLALRFRVDNDDLVVETGILRKNARRIPLSRIQAIDVVRPLVTRVFALSEVRVELAGGEQSEIALRYLGRQSAQQLRAELLARAAGLPGHTPEAPERHLWRVPFGSLLGSLVVRLPVLGTVLLFLASLIFLVMYAEGGILAVTIPVLLGLIRAVIAPLVMYANFTVAMSPDGIRLRYGLLETRMQTLPPGRVQAVSIVEPVIWRSLGWARVDVTVAGYAGERQALSSTLLPVAPRHVALHLVSQVFPGTQVDAVALVPASSKTVSIEHAEGAGTDDVVFVTRHGWPCRRTDVIAHARAQSVRLTANPFQRLLGLATVHVDAPPGPVQVAAADRELGEARAIVESTASRALAARRAGGGDPTHWAR, from the coding sequence TTGGCGCTCACGCCCGAGGTGATCCTGCGGTTCATCCTCGTGACCATCCCCATGGGACTGGTCGCAGTAGGAACCGGCCTGTGGACCTGGCTCGCACTGCGTTTCCGTGTCGACAACGACGACCTCGTCGTCGAAACCGGCATCCTCCGTAAGAACGCGCGCCGCATCCCGCTATCGCGCATCCAGGCAATTGACGTGGTGCGTCCGCTGGTGACGCGGGTGTTCGCGCTTTCTGAGGTGCGCGTGGAGCTGGCAGGGGGCGAGCAGAGCGAGATCGCCCTCCGCTACCTGGGACGGCAGTCGGCGCAGCAGTTGCGTGCCGAACTCCTCGCCCGTGCGGCCGGGCTCCCGGGCCACACCCCGGAAGCGCCAGAACGGCACCTGTGGCGTGTCCCGTTCGGCTCTCTGCTCGGGTCGCTCGTCGTGCGGCTGCCCGTCCTCGGGACGGTGCTGCTCTTCCTCGCGTCCCTCATCTTCCTCGTGATGTACGCGGAGGGCGGCATCCTGGCCGTCACCATCCCGGTCCTGCTCGGCCTCATCCGAGCCGTGATCGCACCGCTGGTCATGTACGCCAACTTCACGGTCGCGATGTCACCGGACGGGATCCGCCTGCGCTACGGCCTGCTGGAGACCCGGATGCAGACGCTTCCGCCGGGCCGCGTCCAGGCCGTCAGCATCGTCGAACCGGTGATCTGGCGCAGCCTGGGCTGGGCCCGCGTCGATGTCACCGTCGCCGGATACGCGGGCGAGCGCCAGGCGCTCTCGTCGACCCTTCTGCCCGTCGCGCCCCGCCATGTCGCCTTGCACCTCGTCTCGCAGGTCTTCCCGGGCACGCAGGTGGACGCCGTCGCCCTCGTGCCGGCGTCGTCCAAGACCGTGTCGATCGAGCACGCGGAAGGCGCCGGCACCGACGACGTGGTCTTCGTGACCCGGCACGGATGGCCCTGCCGCCGCACGGACGTGATCGCCCACGCGCGCGCGCAGAGCGTCAGGCTGACCGCGAACCCCTTCCAGCGTCTGCTGGGCCTGGCGACCGTCCACGTGGACGCGCCTCCGGGGCCGGTCCAGGTGGCCGCGGCGGACCGCGAGCTGGGCGAGGCACGCGCGATCGTCGAGTCCACGGCGAGCCGGGCCCTCGCCGCCCGCCGGGCCGGTGGCGGCGACCCCACCCACTGGGCCCGCTGA
- a CDS encoding cytochrome P450, which produces MSDLAYDPWSTAFVADPYPVFERLRAERPVFFHEPTGQWVISRYEDVDALLRDRRLGRSYLHIASHEEFGQEPEPDFLEPFWDMVRAGMLDVEPPTHTRLRRLVSKAFTARMVEGLRPMIRRLAEELASGLADRGGGDLLAEIAEPLPVNVIAEMLGVPAGDRHLLRPWSADICGMYELNPPEEVQRTAVRAAVEFSDYLRHLARARRAEPGDDLITALAHVVDEGDRLTEDELVGTCVLLLNAGHEATVNATGNGWWTLFRNPGELERLRSDPSLVPTAVEELLRYDTPAPMFERWVLEDIRVAGVDIPRGAEVALQFASANRDPEVFADPNRLDLGRDPNPHITFGLGIHYCLGAPLARIELTESFGALLRAAPALRLTTEPEWKPGYVLRGLTALHVER; this is translated from the coding sequence ATGAGCGACCTGGCCTACGACCCCTGGTCCACCGCGTTCGTGGCGGACCCGTACCCGGTGTTCGAGCGGCTCCGCGCCGAGCGTCCGGTGTTCTTCCACGAGCCCACCGGCCAGTGGGTGATCAGCCGCTACGAGGACGTCGACGCGCTGCTGCGCGACCGGCGCCTCGGGCGGTCCTACCTCCACATCGCGAGCCACGAGGAGTTCGGGCAGGAGCCGGAGCCCGACTTCCTCGAACCCTTCTGGGACATGGTCCGCGCCGGGATGCTGGACGTGGAGCCCCCCACCCACACGCGGTTGCGGCGCCTGGTGTCCAAGGCGTTCACGGCGCGCATGGTGGAGGGCCTGCGTCCGATGATCCGCCGCCTCGCCGAGGAGCTGGCGTCGGGGCTCGCGGACAGGGGCGGCGGCGACCTGCTCGCCGAGATCGCCGAGCCGCTGCCGGTGAACGTGATCGCCGAGATGCTGGGCGTCCCCGCCGGGGACCGGCACCTCCTGCGTCCCTGGTCGGCCGACATCTGCGGCATGTACGAGCTGAACCCGCCCGAGGAGGTCCAGCGGACCGCCGTCCGCGCGGCCGTGGAGTTCTCCGACTACCTGCGCCACCTGGCCCGCGCCCGGCGCGCCGAGCCGGGTGACGACCTCATCACCGCGCTGGCCCACGTCGTGGACGAGGGCGACCGCCTCACCGAGGACGAGCTGGTCGGCACCTGCGTCCTGCTCCTCAACGCGGGCCACGAGGCCACGGTGAACGCGACGGGCAACGGCTGGTGGACGCTGTTCCGCAACCCCGGCGAGCTCGAACGCCTCCGGTCCGACCCGTCTCTCGTGCCCACCGCGGTCGAGGAACTGCTGCGCTACGACACCCCGGCGCCCATGTTCGAACGCTGGGTGCTGGAGGACATCAGGGTCGCCGGCGTCGACATTCCGCGTGGTGCCGAGGTCGCCCTCCAGTTCGCGTCCGCCAACCGCGATCCGGAGGTGTTCGCCGACCCGAACCGGCTCGATCTGGGCCGTGACCCGAACCCGCACATCACCTTCGGCCTCGGCATCCACTACTGCCTGGGCGCCCCTCTGGCCCGCATCGAGCTCACCGAGTCATTCGGCGCCCTCCTGCGCGCAGCCCCCGCTCTGCGCCTCACCACCGAACCAGAGTGGAAGCCCGGCTACGTCCTACGCGGCCTAACCGCCCTCCATGTAGAGCGCTAA
- a CDS encoding sensor histidine kinase: MVASAWEWLRDKKPLVDAFFALPVVFFSVPSLLVGPSGIGAGSYVLLTVALAGPLVLRRTFPRTVFAVVALVSFVQCVLGQIPVPANVSVLMGLYTVAAGCAFRWGLAAALVGEVGAVMVTYRYPSGASDRKFTFVMMTVLVAGVYVLGLHMRTRRAYLRSVEERAERLERERDNEVKVAMAAERARIARELHDVVAHNVSVIVVQADGASYAIDTDVGRARQALDTISSTGRLALAEMRRLLGVLRENDDAGAYAPQPGVAQLDELVEQVRAAGLAVEFEVDGDPEAMSEGRQLTVYRIVQEALTNTLKHGGPRVSVSVRLRYSGDALEIRVVDDGRGAAAPDDGRGHGLAGMRERVAVYGGTVTAVPRAGGGFEVAAVLPVREEVAA, translated from the coding sequence ATGGTGGCGAGCGCATGGGAGTGGCTTCGGGACAAGAAGCCGCTCGTCGACGCCTTCTTCGCCCTGCCGGTCGTGTTCTTCTCGGTGCCGTCGCTGCTGGTGGGGCCGAGCGGGATCGGCGCGGGGTCCTACGTGCTGCTGACCGTCGCGCTGGCCGGGCCGCTGGTGCTGCGCCGGACGTTCCCCCGGACGGTCTTCGCCGTCGTCGCGCTGGTCTCCTTCGTCCAGTGCGTGCTGGGGCAGATCCCGGTGCCGGCGAACGTGTCCGTCCTGATGGGGCTCTACACGGTCGCGGCCGGGTGCGCGTTCCGCTGGGGGCTCGCGGCGGCGCTGGTCGGGGAGGTGGGCGCGGTCATGGTGACCTACCGCTACCCGAGCGGCGCCAGCGACCGGAAGTTCACGTTCGTCATGATGACGGTGCTGGTGGCGGGCGTGTACGTCCTCGGCCTGCACATGCGCACGCGCCGGGCGTACCTGCGTTCGGTGGAGGAGCGGGCCGAGCGGCTCGAGCGCGAGCGCGACAACGAGGTCAAGGTGGCGATGGCGGCCGAGCGCGCCCGCATCGCCCGGGAGCTGCACGACGTGGTGGCCCACAACGTCAGCGTGATCGTGGTGCAGGCGGACGGGGCGTCCTACGCGATCGACACCGACGTGGGACGGGCTCGGCAGGCGCTCGACACGATCTCCTCGACGGGGCGGCTGGCGCTCGCGGAGATGCGGCGGCTCCTCGGCGTGCTGCGCGAGAACGACGACGCGGGGGCGTACGCGCCGCAGCCGGGCGTGGCGCAACTGGACGAGCTGGTCGAGCAGGTCCGCGCGGCCGGGCTGGCGGTGGAGTTCGAGGTCGACGGGGACCCCGAGGCCATGTCGGAGGGGCGCCAGCTCACCGTCTACCGGATCGTCCAGGAGGCGCTGACCAACACGCTCAAGCACGGTGGCCCGCGGGTGAGCGTGTCGGTGCGGCTGCGCTACTCCGGCGACGCGCTGGAGATCCGGGTGGTCGACGACGGGCGCGGGGCGGCCGCGCCCGACGACGGCCGCGGCCACGGGCTGGCGGGGATGCGCGAACGCGTCGCCGTCTACGGCGGCACGGTCACCGCGGTCCCGCGCGCCGGTGGCGGTTTCGAAGTGGCCGCGGTCCTCCCGGTGCGCGAGGAGGTCGCCGCGTGA
- a CDS encoding PH domain-containing protein, whose product MVAASMWVAAVVLGVVLTWVVAELDRRAYGYVERGDDLIVTHGVLVRRLIVVPYGRMQFVDVTAGLLERWMGVATIRMHTAAAATDATIPGLPTAEAALLRDRLAQKGEERSMGL is encoded by the coding sequence GTGGTCGCGGCGTCCATGTGGGTCGCCGCCGTCGTGCTCGGGGTCGTCCTCACCTGGGTGGTCGCGGAACTGGACCGCAGGGCCTACGGCTACGTGGAGCGCGGCGACGACCTCATCGTGACCCATGGCGTCCTCGTCCGGCGGCTCATCGTGGTCCCCTACGGGCGGATGCAGTTCGTCGACGTCACCGCGGGGCTTCTGGAGCGGTGGATGGGTGTCGCGACCATCCGGATGCACACCGCCGCCGCGGCGACGGACGCGACGATTCCGGGACTGCCCACTGCGGAGGCCGCGCTCCTGCGTGACCGCCTCGCGCAGAAGGGCGAGGAACGGAGCATGGGCCTATGA